The Megalops cyprinoides isolate fMegCyp1 chromosome 9, fMegCyp1.pri, whole genome shotgun sequence genome has a window encoding:
- the thyn1 gene encoding thymocyte nuclear protein 1, translated as MPPKKSLRGGPVKSKQSDSPASSGKEQEDEDFTVDVGRNKRKTPQAEKSGKKKTDTGAAAEKKVYCHWLMKSEPESRFENGVDMKFGIEDLKALPKQTGCWDGVRNYQARNFMKDMKVGQRAFFYHSNCKEPGIAGLMKIVKEAYVDHTQFDKKDAHYDPSSKPENPKWSMVDVQFERMTKRFIPLAELKKYHLQHKAKGGALKDMALFTRARLSVQPLTREEFDFVLSLEEQDPI; from the exons ATGCCGCCAAAGAAGAGTCTACGCGGTGGACCAGTCAAGTCCA AACAAAGTGACTCACCTGCAAGCTCAGGTAAGGAGCAAGAAGATGAAGACTTCACTGTGGACGTTGGAAGGAACAAGAGGAAAACTCCTCAAGCAGAGAAATCTGGGAAGAAGAAGACTGATACAGGGGCCGCAGCTGAAAAAAAGGTCTACTGTCACTGGCTGATGAAGTCAGAGCCAGAGAGCCGTTTTGAAAATGGAGTCGATATGAAG TTTGGGATTGAGGACCTGAAGGCCCTTCCTAAACAAACGGGTTGCTGGGATGGAGTTCGGAACTACCAG GCTCGCAACTTTATGAAAGACATGAAAGTGGGCCAACGAGCATTCTTTTACCACAGCAACTGCAAAGAGCCTGGAATCGCAGGGCTAATGAAG ATTGTCAAGGAGGCCTATGTGGACCACACCCAGTTTGACAAGAAGGATGCCCATTATGACCCCTCAAGCAAGCCAGAAAACCCCAAATGGTCAATG GTGGATGTGCAGTTTGAGAGAATGACAAAGCGCTTTATCCCATTGGCTGAGCTGAAGAAGTACCACCTCCAGCACAAGGCCAAAGGCGGAGCCCTGAAGGACATGGCCCTCTTCACCAGAGCCAGGCTGTCTGTGCAGCCCCTGACACGCG AggaatttgattttgttttgagcCTGGAGGAACAAGATCCAATTTGA
- the vps26b gene encoding vacuolar protein sorting-associated protein 26B — translation MSFFSFGQSAEIDVVLSDAETRKKVEHKTEDGKKDKYFLFYDGETVSGKVNVTLKSPGKRLEHHGVKVEFVGQIELYYDRGNHHEFVSLVKDLARPGELTQSQTFDFEFTHVEKPYESYTGQNVKLRYFLRATISRRLNDITKETDIVVHTLSTYPELNSSIKMEVGIEDCLHIEFEYNKSKYHLKDVIVGKIYFLLVRIKIKHMEIDIIKRETTGTGPSVYHENDTIAKYEIMDGAPVRGESIPIRLFLAGYEMTPTMRDINKKFSVRYYLNLVLIDEEERRYFKQQEITLWRKGDIVRKSMSHQATIASQRFEGSSSSEKASAQGQEDSN, via the exons ATGAGCTTCTTCAGTTTCGGTCAGAGCGCCGAAATCGATGTTGTCCTGAGCGATGCCGAAACGAGAAAGAAAGTCGAGCACAAGACAGAGGACGGGAAGAAGGACAAGTATTTTCTGTTCTACGATGGCGAGACGGTGTCCGGAAAAGTGAACGTAACGCTGAAGAGTCCGGGGAAAAGGCTGGAGCATCACGGCGTCAAGGTGGAATTCGTGGGGCAGATCG AGCTTTACTATGACAGAGGGAATCACCACGAGTTTGTGTCCCTGGTGAAAGACTTGGCACGGCCTGGTGAACTCACACAGTCCCAGACGTTTGATTTTGAGTTTACACATGTGGAGAAGCCCTATGAGTCTTACACAGGACAGAATGTCAAGCTGAG GTATTTTCTACGGGCGACCATCAGCAGGAGACTGAATGACATCACTAAAGAGACAGATATCGTCGTGCACACGCTCAGCACGTACCCCGAGCTCAACTCGTCCATCAAAATGGAGGTTGGAATTGAAGACTGTCTTCACATCGAGTTTGAGTACAACAAGTCCAA GTACCACCTCAAGGACGTCATAGTAGGGAAGATCTACTTCCTGTTGGTGCGGATTAAGATTAAACACATGGAGATTGACATCATCAAACGGGAAACCACGGGCACGGGCCCCAGTGTGTACCATGAAAACGACACCATCGCCAAGTACGAGATTATGGACGGAGCTCCAGTTCGAG gagAATCGATCCCGATCCGCCTGTTCCTGGCTGGGTATGAGATGACTCCTACCATGCGTGACATTAATAAGAAGTTCTCTGTGCGCTACTACCTCAACCTGGTGCTGATCGACGAGGAGGAGAGACGCTACTTCAAACAGCAG GAGATCACACTGTGGAGGAAAGGGGACATCGTGAGGAAGAGCATGTCCCACCAAGCCACCATCGCTTCTCAGCGCTTCGAGGGTTCATCGAGCAGCGAGAAGGCGTCAGCGCAGGGACAGGAGGACAGCAACTAA
- the acad8 gene encoding isobutyryl-CoA dehydrogenase, mitochondrial isoform X1 — MALAGKLSQLPRLGSYVGRSRSLIFNRIQRRGIAACIDPSTGLTDEQKEFQRVAFDFAANEMAPHMAEWDQKEIFPVETMRKAAALGFGGIYVQPDVGGSGLSRLDTSVIFEALSTGCVSTTAYISIHNMCAWMIDTFGSPEQRETYCPDLCTMERFASYCLTEPGSGSDAASLLTNAQLKGDHYVLNGSKAFISGGGDTDVYVVMCRTGGKGAKGISCLVVEKGTPGLSFGKKEKKVGWNSQPTRAVIFEDCAVPVTNRLGQEGQGFNIAMKGLNGGRINIASCSLGAAHACVQLARDHLTVRKQFGEALSNNQFLQFKLAEMATRLVASRLMVREAAVALQENRPDAVALCSMAKLFATDECFQICNQALQMHGGYGYLKDYAVQQFVRDIRVHQILEGTNEVMRMIIARNLLTD; from the exons ATGGCGTTAGCGGGGAAGTTATCCCAGTTGCCCAGATTGGGATCATATGTTGGGAGAAGTCGTAGTTTAATATTTAACAGAATACAAAGACGAGGGATCGCAGCTTGTATCGACC CTTCAACCGGCCTCACCGATGAACAGAAGGAATTTCAGAGGGTGGCGTTCGACTTCGCAGCCAATGAGATGGCGCCGCACATGGCGGAGTGGGACCAGAAA GAAATATTCCCTGTTGAGACCATGCGGAAGGCCGCAGCGCTCGGGTTCGGTGGGATCTACGTTCAGCCGGACGTGGGCGGCTCTGGTCTCTCCCGGCTGGACACGTCCGTCATCTTTGAGGCCTTATCCACTGGCTGCGTCAGCACTACGGCCTACATCAGCATTCACAA CATGTGTGCCTGGATGATTGACACATTTGGCAGTCCTGAGCAGAGGGAGACGTACTGCCCAGACCTTTGCACGATGGAGAGGTTTGCCTCCTACTGCCTCACTGAGCCCG gcAGTGGAAGTGATGCTGCTTCGTTACTAACCAATGCACAGTTAAAAGGTGACCATTATGTCCTGAATGGCTCCAAG GCCTTTATCAGTGGGGGAGGGGACACAGATGTGTACGTAGTCATGTGTCGAACCGGTGGCAAGGGTGCCAAGGGAATCTCCTGCCTGGTGGTGGAGAAAGGAACGCCAGGACTCAGCTTTggcaagaaggagaagaag GTGGGCTGGAACTCGCAGCCAACACGTGCTGTCATCTTCGAGGACTGCGCAGTTCCGGTGACCAATCGCCTTGGCCAGGAGGGCCAGGGCTTCAACATCGCCATGAAAGGCCTTAACGGAGGCAGGATCAATATTG CTTCCTGTTCCCTCGGGGCAGCACACGCCTGTGTCCAGCTGGCAAGAGACCACCTAACGGTCCGCAAGCAGTTCGGGGAGGCGCTGTCCAATAACCAA TTCCTCCAGTTTAAGCTGGCAGAGATGGCCACCAGGCTGGTGGCCTCGCGGCTGATGGTACGAGAGGCAGCGGTGGCCCTGCAGGAGAACCGGCCAGACGCAGTCGCCCTCTGCTCCATGGCCAAGCTGTTCGCCACGGACGAGTGCTTCCAG atcTGTAACCAGGCCTTGCAGATGCATGGAGGTTATGGCTACCTAAAAGACTACGCTGTGCAGCAGTTCGTCCGGGACATCAGAGTGCATCAGATACTTGAGG GCACTAATGAAGTGATGCGTATGATCATCGCCAGGAATCTATTAACGGACTAA
- the LOC118783838 gene encoding V-set and immunoglobulin domain-containing protein 2-like: MIGGVVSYGQPVQVRSPIFARVGESTDLPCTYSTSATDGFTLEWRYAAPGTPAIQAERLLYYNGNMYWVGSDEDRMALVQNPPVQGTATLRISNLQPSDTGLYICDVTNPDDWSGSGQGLINLSVLVPPSVPTCRLNGQAYVGSDVVLTCQALYGLPVPIYSWSREKNAAPISLNNMVQDPRTGTLLLRNLSAPFTGKYTCTASNALGSATCTVTIRVLIFGATLIIGGAVMGTFIVILLIAAVLTYFIWCKKRRTKQAQEKSEMREESKPPSYRSSRRTPENAPLRRGASRQEHPELRPSQFSFVV; this comes from the exons ATGATTGGTG GTGTTGTGTCCTACGGGCAACCAGTGCAGGTGAGGAGCCCCATCTTTGCGAGGGTGGGGGAGTCCACCGATCTGCCCTGTACCTACAGCACCAGCGCCACCGACGGGTTCACGCTGGAATGGCGTTATGCAGCACCTGGTACCCCAGCTATCCAggctgagagg CTGCTGTATTACAACGGGAACATGTACTGGGTCGGATCCGACGAGGACCGCATGGCACTGGTCCAGAACCCCCCCGTCCAGGGCACCGCCACCCTCCGCATCTCGAACCTCCAGCCGTCGGACACGGGGCTTTACATCTGTGATGTCACCAACCCCGACGACTGGTCCGGAAGTGGGCAGGGCCTGATTAACCTGAGTGTGCTCG TGCCACCCTCTGTGCCCACATGTAGACTGAATGGGCAGGCTTATGTAGGCAGTGATGTCGTCCTCACATGCCAGGCCTTATACGGACTTCCTGTCCCCATCTACTCCTGGAGCAGAGAGAAGAATGCAGCCCCAATCTCGCTGAACAACATGGTGCAAG ACCCGCGCACCGGGACCCTCCTCCTGCGCAACCTGTCTGCCCCTTTCACAGGAAAATACACCTGCACAGCCTCCAACGCCCTGGGGTCCGCCACCTGCACTGTGACCATCAGGGTTCTCA tcTTTGGTGCCACTCTGATCATCGGTGGCGCCGTGATGGGCACCTTCATCGTCATCCTCCTCATTGCTGCGGTGCTCACTTACTTCATCTGGTGCAAAAAGAGGAGAACCAAACAGGCCCAGGAGAAGAGTGAGATGAG GGAGGAGAGCAAGCCTCCGTCTTACCGCTCCTCCAGACGGACCCCCGAGAACGCCCCCCTCAGACGTGGGGCGTCCCGGCAGGAGCACCCCGAGCTCCGCCCCTCACAGTTCAGCTTTGTGGTGTAG
- the LOC118782621 gene encoding fasciculation and elongation protein zeta-1-like — protein MEAPLVSLDEDFEDLRSCRVEELDPPPPLPLLRPCGNAPPPHEDFSELDNFSEMMSFKSMEDLVNEFDEKLNVCFHNYNTKTEGLAPVRNHTHSEEDEERLQDEEVWDALTDNYMPSSGSGWDDDDDDDDSDTLHGSFSDQEIHEKEEDEMNEKNEHANFANEEPLITADQVIEEIVEMMENSPDPGETEEEEEEESVGSTPQTNPSLLEEIRLLSQASNNNCSYEGLSLMPRSVLVELLSRVQTAIEEFSEELVTQLATREELEFEKEVKNTFITALMEVQNRQKEQRDLSRRRRRDKGGAPQGTARTEKASSMPVKRFSMEGLSNILQAGIRQTFWNSGTDKQYLNTVIPYEEKGTPPTVEDLQMLTRILYAMKEDSEKVPTLLTDYILKVLCPT, from the exons ATGGAGGCCCCGCTGGTGAGTCTGGATGAGGACTTCGAGGACCTGCGCtcctgcagggtggaggagctggacccgcccccgcccctgccGCTGCTACGGCCCTGCGGAAATGCCCCGCCGCCCCACGAGGACTTCTCCGAGCTGGACAACTTCTCAGAGATGATGAGCTTCAAGTCCATGGAGGACCTGGTCAACGAGTTCGACGAGAAGCTCAACGTGTGTTTCCACAACTACAACACCAAGACAGAGGGCCTGGCGCCCGTGCGCAACCACACGCACAGCGAGGAAGATGAGGAGCGTCTCCAGGATGAAGA GGTGTGGGATGCTCTGACCGATAACTACATGCCCTCCTCTGGCTCTGGCtgggatgatgatgatgatgatgatgactcgGACACACTCCACGGCAGTTTCTCCGACCAGGAG ATCCATGAAAAAGAGGAGGATGAGATGAACGAGAAGAATGAGCATGCAAACTTTGCCAATGAGGAACCACTCATCACAGCCGATCAG GTAATCGAGGAGATTGTGGAGATGATGGAAAACTCCCCAGACCCGGGTGAAAccgaagaggaagaggaagaggagagtgTGGGCTCCACCCCCCAGACAAACCCCTCCCTCCTAGAGGAGATCAGACTGCTGTCTCAGGCCTCCAACAATAACTGCTCCTATGAAG GTCTCAGCCTGATGCCCAGGTCGGTGCTGGTGGAGCTGTTGTCCCGGGTGCAGACGGCCATCGAGGAGTTCTCAGAGGAACTGGTGACGCAGCTGGCCACGCGGGAGGAGCTGGAGTTTGAGAAGGAGGTGAAGAACACCTTCATCACCGCCCTGATGGAGGTGCAGAACCGGCAGAAGGAGCAGAGGGACCTGAGCAGGAGGAGACGCCGGGACAAGGGCGGGGCTCCGCAGGGGACGGCCCGCACCGAGAAGGCCAGCTCTATGCCTGTGAAG CGTTTCAGCATGGAAGGCCTCTCCAACATTCTGCAGGCAGGAATCAGACAGACATTCTGGAACTCAGGAACAGACAAACAG TATTTAAACACCGTGATCCCGTATGAGGAGAAGGGGACGCCTCCCACTGTGGAAGACCTTCAGATGCTGACAAGAA TTCTTTATGCAATGAAGGAAGACAGTGAGAAGGTTCCTACCTTACTAACTGACTACATCTTGAAAG TGCTGTGTCCTACCTGA
- the acad8 gene encoding isobutyryl-CoA dehydrogenase, mitochondrial isoform X2, with product MAPHMAEWDQKEIFPVETMRKAAALGFGGIYVQPDVGGSGLSRLDTSVIFEALSTGCVSTTAYISIHNMCAWMIDTFGSPEQRETYCPDLCTMERFASYCLTEPGSGSDAASLLTNAQLKGDHYVLNGSKAFISGGGDTDVYVVMCRTGGKGAKGISCLVVEKGTPGLSFGKKEKKVGWNSQPTRAVIFEDCAVPVTNRLGQEGQGFNIAMKGLNGGRINIASCSLGAAHACVQLARDHLTVRKQFGEALSNNQFLQFKLAEMATRLVASRLMVREAAVALQENRPDAVALCSMAKLFATDECFQICNQALQMHGGYGYLKDYAVQQFVRDIRVHQILEGTNEVMRMIIARNLLTD from the exons ATGGCGCCGCACATGGCGGAGTGGGACCAGAAA GAAATATTCCCTGTTGAGACCATGCGGAAGGCCGCAGCGCTCGGGTTCGGTGGGATCTACGTTCAGCCGGACGTGGGCGGCTCTGGTCTCTCCCGGCTGGACACGTCCGTCATCTTTGAGGCCTTATCCACTGGCTGCGTCAGCACTACGGCCTACATCAGCATTCACAA CATGTGTGCCTGGATGATTGACACATTTGGCAGTCCTGAGCAGAGGGAGACGTACTGCCCAGACCTTTGCACGATGGAGAGGTTTGCCTCCTACTGCCTCACTGAGCCCG gcAGTGGAAGTGATGCTGCTTCGTTACTAACCAATGCACAGTTAAAAGGTGACCATTATGTCCTGAATGGCTCCAAG GCCTTTATCAGTGGGGGAGGGGACACAGATGTGTACGTAGTCATGTGTCGAACCGGTGGCAAGGGTGCCAAGGGAATCTCCTGCCTGGTGGTGGAGAAAGGAACGCCAGGACTCAGCTTTggcaagaaggagaagaag GTGGGCTGGAACTCGCAGCCAACACGTGCTGTCATCTTCGAGGACTGCGCAGTTCCGGTGACCAATCGCCTTGGCCAGGAGGGCCAGGGCTTCAACATCGCCATGAAAGGCCTTAACGGAGGCAGGATCAATATTG CTTCCTGTTCCCTCGGGGCAGCACACGCCTGTGTCCAGCTGGCAAGAGACCACCTAACGGTCCGCAAGCAGTTCGGGGAGGCGCTGTCCAATAACCAA TTCCTCCAGTTTAAGCTGGCAGAGATGGCCACCAGGCTGGTGGCCTCGCGGCTGATGGTACGAGAGGCAGCGGTGGCCCTGCAGGAGAACCGGCCAGACGCAGTCGCCCTCTGCTCCATGGCCAAGCTGTTCGCCACGGACGAGTGCTTCCAG atcTGTAACCAGGCCTTGCAGATGCATGGAGGTTATGGCTACCTAAAAGACTACGCTGTGCAGCAGTTCGTCCGGGACATCAGAGTGCATCAGATACTTGAGG GCACTAATGAAGTGATGCGTATGATCATCGCCAGGAATCTATTAACGGACTAA